In Musa acuminata AAA Group cultivar baxijiao chromosome BXJ3-9, Cavendish_Baxijiao_AAA, whole genome shotgun sequence, a single genomic region encodes these proteins:
- the LOC135648620 gene encoding tobamovirus multiplication protein 1-like produces MYVWEYSSISSSIKSRFSSLSNTQKIGQRVDTEMMWPAASVQNWWDEMNDSSKWQDVVFYFLCAAYSLVSAVALIQVVRIQLRVPEYGWTTQKVFHFMNFIVNGVRAVVFGFHKNVFHFRPRVFTLVLLDLPGILFFSTYTLLVLFWAEIYHQARSLPSDKLRIIYIIVNCGIYVIQVCIWIYLWIHDNRIVESIGSIFVAVLSFIAAVGFILYGGRLFCMLRQFPIESKGRQKKLHEVGSVTAICFTCFLVRCCVVGLSAFDTDMSLDVLNHPILDLIYYTLTEILPSVLVLYILRKLPPRRVSGQYHPIR; encoded by the exons ATGTATGTGTGGGAATATTCGAGCATCTCGTCTTCCATCAAGTCTCGCTTTTCCTCTCTCTCAAACACACAAAAGATCGGGCAGAGGGTAGACACAGAGATGATGTGGCCGGCTGCAAGCGTGCAGAACTGGTGGGATGAGATGAACGACTCATCCAAATGGCAGGACGTGGTCTTCTACTTCCTGTGCGCTGCATACTCACTCGTCTCTGCTGTTGCGCTG ATTCAAGTGGTGAGGATTCAGCTTCGAGTCCCTGAATATGGTTGGACCACGCAGAAGGTCTTCCATTTTATGAATTTCATTGTGAACGGAG TGCGTGCCGTCGTCTTCGGATTTCACAAAAATGTTTTTCATTTCCGGCCGAGG GTTTTCACTCTAGTGTTATTAGACCTTCCTGGAATATTATTCTTTTCTACCTACACGCTGCTAGTGCTTTTCTGGGCTGAAATATATCATCAG GCAAGGAGTCTTCCTTCAGACAAGCTGAGGATCATATACATCATCGTTAATTGTGGGATATATGTCATACAG GTTTGCATATGGATTTATCTGTGGATACATGACAATCGGATTGTCGAATCAATTGGAAGTATCTTTGTTGCAG TGCTATCCTTTATAGCTGCAGTTGGTTTCATACTATATGGAGGAAG GCTATTTTGCATGCTGAGGCAATTCCCCATAGAATCCAAGGGGCGACAGAAGAAGCTTCATGAG GTCGGATCTGTTACAGCGATATGTTTCACCTGTTTCCTCGTAAGATGCTGTGTG GTTGGCTTATCGGCCTTCGATACAGATATGTCTCTCGATGTATTGAATCACCCAATTCTTGATCTCATCTATTATACG CTGACCGAGATACTTCCCTCGGTGCTTGTTCTATATATACTACGGAAGCTGCCTCCGAGAAGAGTATCGGGGCAGTATCATCCCATCCGATAG
- the LOC135648619 gene encoding CRS2-associated factor 2, mitochondrial-like isoform X3, protein MRRRLLLSVTVPLRTRTLISPPLLSSPSHHLLSRSNKHSASPHDDPHDPPFSPIAKAPNPKPKQSPKARNPKPKQAPKALPSGMDKSSLPLHSDLPFDFRYSYSETDPSLRPIGYREPPRFSPFGPGRLDRKWDGLSAPATGEAAEDRVSDDRNSVLGDPLTEEEVDELVERYRHSDCSRQINLGTGGVTHNTLEDIHNHWKRAEAVRIKCLGVPTLDMDNLCFHLEDKTGGKIIYRHINILLLYRGRNYDPKQRPVIPLMLWKPLAPIYPRLVPKVAEGLTFEQTKELRNRGLNTPALMKLMQPGMVCMRMWWRGSGRPSELQML, encoded by the exons ATGCGGCGTAGGCTGCTGCTCTCCGTCACCGTCCCTCTCCGAACCCGAACCCTAATCtcgcctcctctcctctcctccccgtCTCATCACCTCCTCTCTCGCTCGAACAAGCACTCTGCGTCTCCCCACGACGATCCCCACGACCCTCCCTTCTCCCCTATCGCCAAAGCCCCGAACCCTAAACCCAAGCAGTCCCCCAAAGCCCGGAACCCTAAACCCAAGCAGGCCCCCAAAGCCCTGCCGTCCGGCATGGACAAGTCCTCTCTCCCTTTGCACTCCGACCTCCCCTTCGATTTCCGTTACTCCTACTCCGAGACCGATCCGTCCCTAAGGCCGATCGGGTACAGGGAGCCACCGCGCTTCTCGCCATTCGGCCCCGGGCGCCTGGACCGGAAATGGGACGGCCTGTCGGCGCCGGCGACCGGGGAGGCCGCGGAAGATAGGGTGTCCGACGACCGGAACTCGGTGCTCGGGGATCCGCTCACAGAAGAAGAGGTCGATGAGCTCGTTGAGCGGTATCGCCATAGCGATTGCTCTCGTCAGATCAACCTAG GGACAGGTGGTGTCACTCACAATACGCTGGAGGACATCCACAACCATTGGAAGAGAGCTGAAGCTGTAAGGATCAAGTGTCTAGGAGTCCCAACCCTCGACATGGATAACCTCTGCTTCCACCTAGAG GATAAAACAGGTGGAAAGATCATATATCGACATATTAACATCCTCCTGCTATATCGTGGACGGAACTATGATCCCAAGCAAAGGCCAGTCATACCCTTAATGTTATGGAAGCCACTGGCACCGATATATCCTAGGCTCGTTCCAAAGGTTGCTGAGGGTTTGACTTTTGAGCAAACAAAAGAGTTGAGGAATAGAGGATTGAACACACCAGCTCTGATGAAACTCA TGCAGCCAGGAATGGTGTGTATGCGAATGTGGTGGAGAGGGTCAGGGAGGCCTTCAGAACTTCAGATGTTGTGA
- the LOC135648619 gene encoding CRS2-associated factor 2, mitochondrial-like isoform X2 translates to MRRRLLLSVTVPLRTRTLISPPLLSSPSHHLLSRSNKHSASPHDDPHDPPFSPIAKAPNPKPKQSPKARNPKPKQAPKALPSGMDKSSLPLHSDLPFDFRYSYSETDPSLRPIGYREPPRFSPFGPGRLDRKWDGLSAPATGEAAEDRVSDDRNSVLGDPLTEEEVDELVERYRHSDCSRQINLGTGGVTHNTLEDIHNHWKRAEAVRIKCLGVPTLDMDNLCFHLEDKTGGKIIYRHINILLLYRGRNYDPKQRPVIPLMLWKPLAPIYPRLVPKVAEGLTFEQTKELRNRGLNTPALMKLTRNGVYANVVERVREAFRTSDVVRLDCAYVYTSDCKKIGVKLRFL, encoded by the exons ATGCGGCGTAGGCTGCTGCTCTCCGTCACCGTCCCTCTCCGAACCCGAACCCTAATCtcgcctcctctcctctcctccccgtCTCATCACCTCCTCTCTCGCTCGAACAAGCACTCTGCGTCTCCCCACGACGATCCCCACGACCCTCCCTTCTCCCCTATCGCCAAAGCCCCGAACCCTAAACCCAAGCAGTCCCCCAAAGCCCGGAACCCTAAACCCAAGCAGGCCCCCAAAGCCCTGCCGTCCGGCATGGACAAGTCCTCTCTCCCTTTGCACTCCGACCTCCCCTTCGATTTCCGTTACTCCTACTCCGAGACCGATCCGTCCCTAAGGCCGATCGGGTACAGGGAGCCACCGCGCTTCTCGCCATTCGGCCCCGGGCGCCTGGACCGGAAATGGGACGGCCTGTCGGCGCCGGCGACCGGGGAGGCCGCGGAAGATAGGGTGTCCGACGACCGGAACTCGGTGCTCGGGGATCCGCTCACAGAAGAAGAGGTCGATGAGCTCGTTGAGCGGTATCGCCATAGCGATTGCTCTCGTCAGATCAACCTAG GGACAGGTGGTGTCACTCACAATACGCTGGAGGACATCCACAACCATTGGAAGAGAGCTGAAGCTGTAAGGATCAAGTGTCTAGGAGTCCCAACCCTCGACATGGATAACCTCTGCTTCCACCTAGAG GATAAAACAGGTGGAAAGATCATATATCGACATATTAACATCCTCCTGCTATATCGTGGACGGAACTATGATCCCAAGCAAAGGCCAGTCATACCCTTAATGTTATGGAAGCCACTGGCACCGATATATCCTAGGCTCGTTCCAAAGGTTGCTGAGGGTTTGACTTTTGAGCAAACAAAAGAGTTGAGGAATAGAGGATTGAACACACCAGCTCTGATGAAACTCA CCAGGAATGGTGTGTATGCGAATGTGGTGGAGAGGGTCAGGGAGGCCTTCAGAACTTCAGATGTTGTGAGACTGGACTGTGCTTACGTATATACTAGTGATTGCAAAAAGATCGGTGTGAAGCTTAGG
- the LOC135648619 gene encoding CRS2-associated factor 2, mitochondrial-like isoform X1, with protein MRRRLLLSVTVPLRTRTLISPPLLSSPSHHLLSRSNKHSASPHDDPHDPPFSPIAKAPNPKPKQSPKARNPKPKQAPKALPSGMDKSSLPLHSDLPFDFRYSYSETDPSLRPIGYREPPRFSPFGPGRLDRKWDGLSAPATGEAAEDRVSDDRNSVLGDPLTEEEVDELVERYRHSDCSRQINLGTGGVTHNTLEDIHNHWKRAEAVRIKCLGVPTLDMDNLCFHLEDKTGGKIIYRHINILLLYRGRNYDPKQRPVIPLMLWKPLAPIYPRLVPKVAEGLTFEQTKELRNRGLNTPALMKLTRNGVYANVVERVREAFRTSDVVRLDCAYVYTSDCKKIGVKLRDLVPCIPILFKDGQIIIWRGRETQDSDQCDS; from the exons ATGCGGCGTAGGCTGCTGCTCTCCGTCACCGTCCCTCTCCGAACCCGAACCCTAATCtcgcctcctctcctctcctccccgtCTCATCACCTCCTCTCTCGCTCGAACAAGCACTCTGCGTCTCCCCACGACGATCCCCACGACCCTCCCTTCTCCCCTATCGCCAAAGCCCCGAACCCTAAACCCAAGCAGTCCCCCAAAGCCCGGAACCCTAAACCCAAGCAGGCCCCCAAAGCCCTGCCGTCCGGCATGGACAAGTCCTCTCTCCCTTTGCACTCCGACCTCCCCTTCGATTTCCGTTACTCCTACTCCGAGACCGATCCGTCCCTAAGGCCGATCGGGTACAGGGAGCCACCGCGCTTCTCGCCATTCGGCCCCGGGCGCCTGGACCGGAAATGGGACGGCCTGTCGGCGCCGGCGACCGGGGAGGCCGCGGAAGATAGGGTGTCCGACGACCGGAACTCGGTGCTCGGGGATCCGCTCACAGAAGAAGAGGTCGATGAGCTCGTTGAGCGGTATCGCCATAGCGATTGCTCTCGTCAGATCAACCTAG GGACAGGTGGTGTCACTCACAATACGCTGGAGGACATCCACAACCATTGGAAGAGAGCTGAAGCTGTAAGGATCAAGTGTCTAGGAGTCCCAACCCTCGACATGGATAACCTCTGCTTCCACCTAGAG GATAAAACAGGTGGAAAGATCATATATCGACATATTAACATCCTCCTGCTATATCGTGGACGGAACTATGATCCCAAGCAAAGGCCAGTCATACCCTTAATGTTATGGAAGCCACTGGCACCGATATATCCTAGGCTCGTTCCAAAGGTTGCTGAGGGTTTGACTTTTGAGCAAACAAAAGAGTTGAGGAATAGAGGATTGAACACACCAGCTCTGATGAAACTCA CCAGGAATGGTGTGTATGCGAATGTGGTGGAGAGGGTCAGGGAGGCCTTCAGAACTTCAGATGTTGTGAGACTGGACTGTGCTTACGTATATACTAGTGATTGCAAAAAGATCGGTGTGAAGCTTAGG
- the LOC135648619 gene encoding CRS2-associated factor 2, mitochondrial-like isoform X4 — MRRRLLLSVTVPLRTRTLISPPLLSSPSHHLLSRSNKHSASPHDDPHDPPFSPIAKAPNPKPKQSPKARNPKPKQAPKALPSGMDKSSLPLHSDLPFDFRYSYSETDPSLRPIGYREPPRFSPFGPGRLDRKWDGLSAPATGEAAEDRVSDDRNSVLGDPLTEEEVDELVERYRHSDCSRQINLGTGGVTHNTLEDIHNHWKRAEAVRIKCLGVPTLDMDNLCFHLEDKTGGKIIYRHINILLLYRGRNYDPKQRPVIPLMLWKPLAPIYPRLVPKVAEGLTFEQTKELRNRGLNTPALMKLSMLQQILMHAA; from the exons ATGCGGCGTAGGCTGCTGCTCTCCGTCACCGTCCCTCTCCGAACCCGAACCCTAATCtcgcctcctctcctctcctccccgtCTCATCACCTCCTCTCTCGCTCGAACAAGCACTCTGCGTCTCCCCACGACGATCCCCACGACCCTCCCTTCTCCCCTATCGCCAAAGCCCCGAACCCTAAACCCAAGCAGTCCCCCAAAGCCCGGAACCCTAAACCCAAGCAGGCCCCCAAAGCCCTGCCGTCCGGCATGGACAAGTCCTCTCTCCCTTTGCACTCCGACCTCCCCTTCGATTTCCGTTACTCCTACTCCGAGACCGATCCGTCCCTAAGGCCGATCGGGTACAGGGAGCCACCGCGCTTCTCGCCATTCGGCCCCGGGCGCCTGGACCGGAAATGGGACGGCCTGTCGGCGCCGGCGACCGGGGAGGCCGCGGAAGATAGGGTGTCCGACGACCGGAACTCGGTGCTCGGGGATCCGCTCACAGAAGAAGAGGTCGATGAGCTCGTTGAGCGGTATCGCCATAGCGATTGCTCTCGTCAGATCAACCTAG GGACAGGTGGTGTCACTCACAATACGCTGGAGGACATCCACAACCATTGGAAGAGAGCTGAAGCTGTAAGGATCAAGTGTCTAGGAGTCCCAACCCTCGACATGGATAACCTCTGCTTCCACCTAGAG GATAAAACAGGTGGAAAGATCATATATCGACATATTAACATCCTCCTGCTATATCGTGGACGGAACTATGATCCCAAGCAAAGGCCAGTCATACCCTTAATGTTATGGAAGCCACTGGCACCGATATATCCTAGGCTCGTTCCAAAGGTTGCTGAGGGTTTGACTTTTGAGCAAACAAAAGAGTTGAGGAATAGAGGATTGAACACACCAGCTCTGATGAAACTCAGTATGTTGCAACAAATACTAATGCATGCTGCTTGA